A DNA window from Paenibacillus sp. HWE-109 contains the following coding sequences:
- a CDS encoding Ger(x)C family spore germination protein, which yields MGRPRHRLLLAILGALVCLSLTGCWDRTETNDIAFVLTSSVDLEDDGRYRVSYMLPLPGSMGGASGGGGGTSGGKSYYIDSDTGVTLREANEKLQKRMSRRIFLSHRRTIVIGEQFAKAGIAALFDTVPRSPESRMTSFLVVTKGKGYDLLNTEPKFERFPAEVIRELTKSRQSMATSTKDIGMTLSFNSDPVLSYFQPKEGQAAKEPSHEIQMLGYGQFKGDRLIGIYRNHEADGLLWLRNQVREHLITFALLPGKDISIQVTNGQTQIRPKLQGDQVIFQVIVDAIGTVREDESNQDLNKSETLHKVEQKFAEQVKKSIEASIQQMQKAGTDSAQLGLIVWRNQPNAWRNNFEAKWEEMFKEAKFVITVNASIPETGLINNNVIKEGM from the coding sequence ATGGGACGTCCTAGACATCGTCTCCTGCTAGCTATACTGGGAGCGCTTGTGTGCTTAAGTCTTACGGGATGCTGGGACCGAACCGAGACCAATGACATCGCATTCGTCCTGACATCCTCTGTAGATCTCGAAGATGACGGAAGGTATCGCGTCTCTTATATGCTTCCGCTCCCAGGTTCCATGGGGGGAGCCAGCGGAGGCGGGGGCGGTACGTCGGGAGGAAAGAGCTACTATATTGATTCCGATACCGGGGTCACCTTGCGCGAAGCAAATGAAAAGCTGCAGAAGCGAATGTCCCGCCGCATTTTCCTTTCTCATCGCCGAACTATCGTCATTGGTGAACAATTTGCGAAAGCCGGCATCGCCGCCCTGTTCGATACGGTTCCGCGCTCACCGGAAAGCCGGATGACTTCATTCCTCGTCGTCACGAAAGGCAAGGGCTATGACCTCCTCAACACGGAGCCCAAATTCGAGCGATTTCCGGCTGAAGTTATTCGCGAATTAACCAAATCCCGACAATCCATGGCGACCTCGACCAAAGATATAGGGATGACCTTAAGCTTTAACAGCGACCCTGTTTTAAGCTACTTTCAGCCCAAGGAGGGACAGGCTGCCAAGGAACCTTCACATGAAATTCAAATGCTCGGCTATGGTCAATTCAAAGGGGACCGTTTAATTGGTATTTACCGCAATCATGAAGCGGATGGTCTCCTGTGGCTCCGCAATCAAGTGAGGGAACATCTGATTACCTTTGCCTTGCTTCCAGGCAAAGATATCTCTATTCAAGTGACCAACGGGCAGACTCAAATAAGACCTAAGCTCCAAGGGGACCAAGTCATTTTCCAAGTAATTGTGGATGCTATCGGCACGGTTCGAGAGGATGAATCCAATCAGGATCTGAATAAATCAGAAACCCTGCACAAAGTGGAGCAGAAGTTTGCCGAACAAGTAAAGAAATCCATAGAAGCCTCTATTCAGCAGATGCAAAAAGCAGGAACGGATTCGGCTCAACTCGGTTTGATCGTCTGGCGAAATCAGCCAAATGCCTGGAGAAATAACTTTGAAGCGAAGTGGGAGGAGATGTTCAAGGAAGCTAAATTCGTTATTACCGTCAATGCTTCTATTCCGGAGACTGGTCTTATTAACAACAATGTCATTAAAGAAGGGATGTAA
- a CDS encoding ABC transporter permease — protein sequence MIRLFNLIQNEQMKIYRRLRTWILGGLLVAIVVMASIFSHPNSDTSDKWKVRAAETIEHNTRELQNPDLPDKIKRDLREELAEQQYRLDHNYQPLENTLWGGVLGTSGLIMLVTLFTVIIAGDMVAGEFTWGTIKLLLIRPASRAKILLSKYVTTLLFAATLLVVLFLSSLIANGFLYGFQSLSLPHLTVNAAGQVQEKSMLVFVFATYALKLIELVMIVTLAFMISTVFRSASLAIGLSIFIMFAGQIITLLLMRYSWGKYFLFANTDLTPYLAGQPLAEGMTLGFSITVLVFHFVLFNVLSWEIFRRRDVAA from the coding sequence GTGATCCGATTGTTTAATTTAATTCAAAATGAGCAAATGAAAATCTATCGCCGACTGCGCACATGGATTCTTGGCGGGCTGTTGGTTGCCATTGTTGTGATGGCTTCCATATTTTCGCATCCGAATAGCGATACATCCGATAAATGGAAAGTAAGAGCTGCTGAAACGATCGAACACAATACGAGGGAATTGCAAAATCCAGATCTGCCGGACAAAATAAAGCGGGACTTGAGAGAAGAATTGGCCGAGCAGCAATATAGGTTGGATCATAATTATCAACCGCTCGAAAATACACTTTGGGGCGGTGTCCTGGGGACTTCAGGGCTCATCATGTTGGTAACATTGTTCACCGTTATTATTGCAGGCGATATGGTAGCGGGGGAGTTTACATGGGGGACCATTAAGCTTCTACTGATCAGACCAGCGAGTCGAGCCAAGATTCTCTTATCCAAATATGTGACTACCCTGTTATTTGCGGCTACGCTCTTAGTCGTGCTTTTTCTAAGCTCGCTTATTGCAAATGGATTTCTCTACGGTTTTCAAAGTCTCAGTCTCCCGCATCTGACGGTGAATGCTGCTGGGCAGGTGCAAGAGAAAAGCATGCTTGTGTTTGTGTTTGCGACGTATGCCCTGAAATTGATTGAGCTTGTGATGATCGTCACTTTGGCTTTTATGATTTCTACGGTATTTCGCAGTGCATCACTCGCTATTGGTCTTAGCATTTTCATTATGTTTGCGGGTCAGATCATAACGCTGCTGTTGATGAGATATAGTTGGGGCAAATATTTCTTGTTTGCCAACACGGACTTAACGCCATATTTGGCTGGGCAACCGCTGGCTGAGGGCATGACGCTGGGCTTCTCGATTACGGTATTGGTCTTTCACTTCGTGTTGTTTAATGTGCTTTCTTGGGAAATATTTCGGCGGCGCGATGTCGCGGCTTAA
- a CDS encoding GerAB/ArcD/ProY family transporter translates to MDRKQVINQRQLSWLASSVITSGGILTLQNVLIRISQMDAWYSYLLSVFYVFGVASFFGFLAKVFPAKNIFEISKELLGNWGGTIVNLIILFHFWQIVTRDISATSRFSSTLLLHDTPLEILILLPCFLLIYFGKSSVEVIARVNDLFYPLFVIATLSMPLLLTNEIYIRLITPAMTMPLQHVAASSLLTIGSAGDIFILGAFLHMMYNANQVRSSIRHGSLLGLFLLTYLIFAILVVLGPKMPGNFLYPTYNLVQMIHVTDFLDRVDLIMLMVWYPTVTCKIIAIYMALLLGISSLFKKRNYPTINKPVSLLMALTTYLSFKSTTELLSFSNYSSPVIVLAYQPLVIAVLLIAALRKQRKQQNTTTSTVPDTEPKEKPTQKVAKMSGRLSYKQWLWGGNILMVISTVCLLIGLVFSKYHPSIGTVCAFGFACCLFLTGVTTYMEVSVLKQAETSK, encoded by the coding sequence GTGGATCGAAAACAAGTGATTAATCAGCGACAGCTTTCCTGGTTAGCCTCTTCCGTTATTACTAGCGGAGGCATTCTCACCTTGCAAAATGTACTGATCCGCATCAGCCAAATGGATGCTTGGTACAGTTACTTGCTATCCGTCTTTTACGTCTTTGGGGTTGCCAGTTTCTTTGGCTTCTTGGCAAAAGTGTTTCCAGCAAAAAATATTTTCGAAATCTCCAAAGAATTGTTAGGGAATTGGGGAGGCACCATTGTCAATCTCATCATCCTGTTTCACTTCTGGCAAATTGTAACCAGAGATATCTCTGCGACATCTCGGTTCAGCTCCACGCTCTTGCTGCATGACACGCCCTTGGAAATTTTAATCTTATTGCCGTGCTTCTTGCTTATCTATTTTGGTAAAAGCAGCGTAGAAGTCATCGCTCGAGTCAATGACCTCTTCTATCCACTCTTCGTCATTGCCACCTTGAGTATGCCTCTGCTGCTCACCAACGAAATCTATATTCGCCTTATTACGCCGGCGATGACCATGCCGCTCCAGCACGTAGCTGCGAGCAGCCTGCTGACCATTGGCAGTGCAGGGGATATTTTCATTCTGGGCGCTTTCCTTCATATGATGTACAACGCTAATCAGGTTCGATCATCTATCCGCCATGGTTCGCTGTTAGGCCTGTTTCTGCTCACCTATCTCATTTTTGCCATACTCGTGGTGCTTGGGCCGAAAATGCCGGGAAATTTCCTATATCCCACTTACAATTTGGTCCAAATGATTCATGTGACTGATTTTCTCGATCGCGTGGATCTGATAATGCTAATGGTTTGGTATCCGACAGTGACTTGCAAAATTATTGCGATCTATATGGCGCTTCTTCTTGGGATCAGTTCCCTCTTCAAGAAGCGCAACTACCCGACGATCAACAAGCCTGTTTCTTTGCTTATGGCCTTAACCACTTACCTATCTTTCAAAAGTACAACCGAATTGTTGTCTTTCTCCAATTATAGTTCGCCAGTTATTGTTTTGGCTTACCAGCCATTAGTCATTGCTGTATTACTGATTGCTGCTTTAAGAAAGCAACGCAAACAGCAGAATACAACGACCTCGACGGTACCCGATACGGAACCCAAAGAGAAGCCTACACAGAAGGTAGCCAAAATGAGCGGACGCTTATCCTACAAACAATGGCTATGGGGAGGCAATATACTAATGGTTATTTCGACCGTTTGCCTACTCATTGGTCTTGTATTTAGCAAATATCATCCTTCAATTGGAACGGTCTGCGCGTTTGGATTTGCCTGCTGTTTATTCCTGACAGGGGTGACAACCTACATGGAGGTGAGTGTACTGAAGCAAGCTGAAACGAGTAAATAA
- a CDS encoding M23 family metallopeptidase, whose amino-acid sequence MKFKWKAKKLTFVIIPDANQSVVRFRIPHLFAYIAAACIALLLLITTTIYVLHSHTLKQASDLQSKLSGANQQWSATLTSKDKTIEQLQNEVIQLSVQAEQMKSQVEEMKKFENDLKTIAGLDTNTTGKAVASTSSSGALNGPNVEMDTAGESGVGGSPNPVSQDDIIKLGEETLASFTALNSEVKELQTSLTETKQKVADKQQLLRITPTLWPTSTKLVTSTFGYRTDPFTHRPSFHSGIDFGAKANDPVYATADGKVVSTGSDIYHGNNIVIEHSKGLRTWYMHLNKILVNKGDPIEKGDKIGLVGTTGRSTGPHLHYEVLKNGESIDPKPYLKAIRKDE is encoded by the coding sequence ATGAAGTTCAAATGGAAAGCCAAAAAACTGACATTTGTCATCATACCCGATGCCAATCAATCGGTCGTCAGGTTTCGAATTCCCCATTTATTCGCTTACATCGCAGCCGCTTGTATAGCCCTACTGCTGCTCATCACGACGACGATCTATGTTTTACATTCACATACTCTGAAACAAGCCAGTGACCTGCAGTCCAAGTTAAGCGGGGCCAATCAACAGTGGAGCGCTACCTTGACCTCCAAGGACAAGACAATCGAGCAACTGCAAAACGAAGTGATTCAACTGTCCGTGCAAGCTGAACAAATGAAATCACAGGTTGAAGAAATGAAAAAATTCGAAAATGATCTCAAAACCATTGCAGGCTTGGATACAAACACAACGGGTAAAGCCGTTGCCAGCACTTCGTCATCTGGCGCCCTTAACGGACCTAATGTAGAGATGGACACTGCTGGGGAGAGCGGTGTCGGCGGGAGTCCCAATCCCGTCTCACAGGATGACATTATTAAATTAGGTGAAGAGACGCTAGCTTCCTTCACAGCTCTAAACAGCGAAGTCAAAGAACTTCAAACCAGCCTGACGGAAACCAAACAAAAAGTAGCGGACAAGCAGCAATTGCTGCGGATAACCCCTACCCTGTGGCCAACATCCACCAAACTGGTTACATCCACATTCGGATACCGCACAGACCCTTTTACCCACCGGCCAAGCTTCCATTCAGGTATTGATTTCGGTGCCAAAGCCAATGATCCTGTTTACGCAACAGCGGATGGGAAAGTGGTCAGCACCGGTTCCGATATCTACCATGGCAACAATATCGTTATCGAGCATTCTAAAGGACTGCGCACTTGGTATATGCATTTAAATAAAATTCTAGTGAACAAAGGTGACCCCATAGAAAAAGGCGATAAAATCGGTCTCGTCGGAACCACCGGCCGCAGCACAGGTCCCCATCTTCACTATGAAGTACTTAAGAACGGGGAAAGCATCGATCCTAAACCTTATCTCAAAGCGATTCGAAAGGATGAATAA
- a CDS encoding response regulator — MTTTPLKLLLVDDQDLIRESLHIVLDMDPDIQVVGLAENGRVALKQCEEQQPNVVLMDIHMPVMDGVEATRQIKATWPDIRVIILTTFQEISYVVDALGAGAEGYLLKAIHPKDLAAGIKWVHQGGTLIPQDIAKMLVQQARGAAESTTSDAGQKPVAEEPARTDAYGLSEREVQVLHCIADGLNNKEIAEKLFLSEGTVKNYISSIYSKMDVRDRVQASKKAHEEGML; from the coding sequence ATGACCACCACCCCACTCAAACTGCTCCTGGTCGATGACCAGGATTTAATTAGAGAAAGCCTGCACATCGTACTCGACATGGATCCGGATATTCAAGTCGTAGGCCTGGCTGAGAACGGCCGCGTCGCGCTCAAGCAATGCGAAGAGCAGCAGCCCAACGTCGTGTTGATGGACATCCACATGCCTGTCATGGACGGCGTCGAGGCTACCCGGCAAATTAAAGCCACCTGGCCTGATATTCGCGTCATTATCTTGACCACCTTCCAAGAAATCAGCTATGTCGTTGACGCGCTGGGGGCCGGGGCCGAAGGCTATTTGCTCAAAGCCATTCATCCCAAAGATCTTGCAGCCGGCATCAAATGGGTGCATCAAGGCGGTACCCTCATTCCGCAGGATATCGCCAAGATGCTTGTGCAGCAAGCCCGAGGCGCTGCCGAATCAACTACATCTGACGCTGGTCAGAAGCCCGTCGCTGAAGAGCCTGCCCGCACCGATGCCTATGGGCTTAGCGAGCGCGAAGTTCAAGTGCTTCATTGCATCGCCGACGGCCTGAACAACAAAGAAATTGCTGAAAAGCTATTTCTTTCCGAAGGCACCGTGAAGAACTATATCTCCAGCATCTACTCCAAAATGGATGTTCGCGACCGTGTCCAGGCTTCGAAAAAGGCGCATGAGGAAGGGATGCTGTAG
- a CDS encoding HAD family hydrolase, translating to MKEQAILFDLDDTLVHCNKYFDFVIEQFVDLMLTWYSGHGLHAQDIKQRQLQIDLAGIQIHGFMPDRFPQSFVETYHWFAAQYNRPTSPKEESWLMELGHTVYAYTAEPYPLMNETLDQLKHAGHRLYLYTGGEASIQMKKVKDLSLDAYFEDRIFVTVHKTREFMETIMQEQRFDRRHTWMIGNSVKTDVLPALHAGIHSIHIPAHKDWEYNTGTIDVAPQGAFFQLKSLEEVPTTIQSYILK from the coding sequence ATGAAAGAACAAGCGATACTATTTGACCTCGACGATACTTTGGTGCATTGCAATAAATATTTCGATTTCGTCATTGAGCAGTTCGTAGACCTGATGTTGACCTGGTATTCCGGGCACGGGCTGCACGCACAGGACATCAAGCAAAGGCAGCTGCAGATTGACCTGGCTGGCATTCAGATCCATGGTTTCATGCCTGACCGCTTTCCTCAATCTTTCGTTGAAACCTACCACTGGTTCGCAGCGCAGTACAACCGTCCGACCAGTCCTAAGGAAGAGTCTTGGCTCATGGAATTAGGACATACGGTCTACGCCTACACAGCTGAGCCTTATCCACTGATGAATGAAACCCTGGATCAGCTCAAACATGCCGGACATCGGTTGTACTTGTACACGGGTGGCGAAGCTTCCATTCAAATGAAAAAAGTGAAGGATCTCAGCCTGGATGCCTACTTCGAAGACCGCATCTTCGTCACCGTCCACAAGACGAGAGAATTCATGGAAACGATCATGCAAGAGCAGCGCTTTGACCGCAGGCATACTTGGATGATCGGAAATTCGGTCAAAACGGATGTGCTGCCCGCCCTTCATGCAGGCATCCACTCCATCCATATTCCAGCTCACAAGGATTGGGAATACAACACCGGAACGATTGATGTCGCTCCACAAGGCGCATTCTTCCAACTCAAATCGTTGGAGGAAGTTCCAACCACGATTCAATCGTATATTTTGAAATAA
- a CDS encoding sensor histidine kinase: MIQRRPWHGVEWSLFIVLTGSVLLGLLYALLHMSEHAPITTIQAILAILLSYSIPFIFWRPNYIDSTCYPIAVLLTGIPLQIYLSWMQEDAYLTINCPLMVIGFLTDRKNAWWTAPVFIVAMPVAYYFILHNGMGIGQLFSIILNAILFFSIGLSLQRVVTSNEKTEKLLAENQRQYLLIHEQNNALEQYANQIEQLTLLEERNRMARELHDTVGHTFTSVIMGMDAVSYLIEAAPDKAKEKLDVLRGVTRNGLEEVRRSIHQMVPKEGDLQLSQQLTRLANEFALHTGTQIKFTTIGDEYDIPKQTKLTLIRCLQESLTNAKRHGRAASVEIVLSYTADQVQIRIEDDGVGTDHLKVGFGINAMQERITAVQGLLQVSSSLSQGTIVLCSIPAKQLSSL; this comes from the coding sequence ATGATCCAAAGAAGACCGTGGCATGGTGTCGAATGGTCCTTATTTATCGTTTTAACAGGATCTGTGCTGCTTGGCTTGTTGTATGCGCTTCTGCATATGAGTGAACACGCACCTATTACTACCATCCAAGCAATACTAGCGATTCTCCTCTCCTACAGCATTCCGTTTATATTCTGGAGACCCAATTATATCGACTCAACTTGCTATCCCATTGCAGTGCTGCTAACAGGCATTCCACTACAAATCTATTTATCCTGGATGCAAGAGGATGCTTATCTTACTATTAATTGCCCATTAATGGTCATTGGATTCCTCACTGATCGAAAAAATGCGTGGTGGACCGCTCCGGTCTTCATAGTCGCCATGCCAGTAGCCTATTATTTCATCCTACACAATGGAATGGGGATTGGGCAATTATTCAGCATTATTTTAAATGCGATCCTATTTTTTTCCATTGGACTTAGCTTGCAGCGCGTCGTGACCTCGAATGAGAAAACGGAAAAACTTTTAGCCGAAAATCAACGTCAATATCTGCTCATCCATGAGCAAAATAATGCGCTTGAGCAGTACGCCAACCAAATTGAACAGCTAACGCTTCTGGAGGAACGCAATCGTATGGCCCGGGAACTGCATGACACCGTTGGACACACTTTCACCTCCGTAATCATGGGGATGGACGCCGTTTCCTATCTAATCGAAGCTGCGCCGGACAAAGCCAAAGAAAAGCTGGATGTTCTCAGGGGCGTAACCCGCAACGGACTTGAAGAAGTACGCCGAAGCATCCATCAAATGGTCCCCAAAGAGGGAGATCTGCAGCTTTCTCAGCAATTGACGAGACTCGCTAACGAATTCGCTCTCCATACCGGGACCCAGATCAAATTCACAACAATCGGCGATGAATACGACATTCCTAAGCAAACCAAGCTCACCCTTATCCGCTGCTTGCAGGAGTCGCTGACCAATGCCAAGCGGCATGGCCGAGCCGCCTCCGTCGAAATCGTACTGTCCTACACCGCTGATCAAGTCCAAATTCGGATCGAAGACGATGGTGTCGGCACCGATCACCTGAAAGTTGGCTTCGGCATCAATGCTATGCAGGAACGTATAACTGCCGTACAAGGATTACTGCAAGTCAGCTCCTCTTTAAGTCAAGGCACTATCGTTCTTTGCTCTATTCCTGCCAAACAGTTGTCCTCTCTATAG
- a CDS encoding ABC transporter ATP-binding protein, whose product MAVITDAGAPIVQIERITKRIGSKTIIDQLSFEVPRGEVFGFLGPNGAGKTTTIRMMVGLMSITEGDIRIGGYSIRTHFEQAIRHVGAIVENPEMYKFMSGYHNLVHYARMFPGIGQERIQEVIDLVGMENRIHDKVKTYSLGMRQRLGIAQALLHKPEVLILDEPTNGLDPAGIRELRDHLRQLTREEGISVIVSSHLLAEMELMCDRVAIIQNGKLVDVRLIKDFAQADGRQQVAFELDAIDQGIKLAASHDLRSEVQGDVLILTLDKQETAVWNKRFVEAGLNVYSIRAATKSLEDQFLEMTGSDPIV is encoded by the coding sequence ATGGCCGTTATAACAGACGCCGGCGCGCCGATTGTTCAGATCGAGCGCATTACGAAGCGTATAGGTTCCAAAACGATTATTGATCAACTCAGTTTTGAGGTTCCACGCGGCGAGGTTTTTGGCTTCCTGGGCCCCAATGGGGCGGGGAAAACAACAACAATTCGGATGATGGTCGGGCTGATGTCTATTACTGAGGGGGATATTCGGATTGGGGGGTATTCGATTCGAACCCATTTTGAACAAGCGATTCGTCATGTTGGCGCGATTGTAGAGAACCCGGAAATGTATAAGTTCATGAGCGGCTATCACAATTTGGTCCATTATGCGAGAATGTTCCCCGGCATCGGGCAGGAGCGGATTCAAGAAGTCATTGATCTGGTCGGAATGGAAAATCGGATTCATGACAAAGTGAAAACCTACTCGCTAGGCATGCGCCAGAGATTAGGGATTGCGCAAGCGCTACTGCATAAGCCGGAGGTGCTCATTTTGGACGAGCCCACGAATGGATTAGATCCGGCAGGGATTCGGGAATTGCGGGATCATTTGCGACAGCTTACCCGGGAGGAAGGGATATCGGTTATCGTGTCCAGTCATTTGCTCGCAGAGATGGAACTGATGTGCGACCGAGTTGCCATTATTCAGAACGGGAAGCTCGTGGATGTCAGGTTGATCAAAGATTTCGCACAGGCGGATGGCAGACAGCAGGTGGCCTTTGAGCTGGATGCGATCGATCAGGGGATTAAGTTGGCAGCAAGTCATGATTTGAGAAGCGAAGTTCAGGGGGATGTCCTCATTCTGACGCTCGACAAGCAAGAAACAGCAGTTTGGAACAAGCGGTTTGTAGAAGCTGGTCTGAATGTTTACAGTATTCGGGCTGCGACGAAATCACTGGAAGATCAATTCTTAGAAATGACGGGAAGTGATCCGATTGTTTAA
- a CDS encoding ParM/StbA family protein — protein MIKLAGIDIGNDSIKLVLDGSREPLVIPNIIAPGYERHILQEEDSPWKALDVMIYSPSLSQRNQRYFVGQLALEHEDNLELEDTDNKAISDQSLIVALTALAYQGLVNQSFNAGYGSMDEVEYTLGTGLPVRAFAKYNQQFEQRLLGEHEVTFLSTPHFQNRKIKVAIRKVAVSIEGAAAMFHLATHDSLLVKDEEIYNGCIGVCEIGALTTDFPVIKRMAIDNHFSHGEQIGIATYLDAVIRDVEDAYGYVYPSRAKLVQRIKNREFTIQLLGEGQVDIRPIVDQHFRRAALRMIEMIKKRWRKYPDIQCFYVIGGGASALKPYIQEAAGSLKLRFANESEFLNMYGYLKVAKSRLNQAAPV, from the coding sequence ATGATTAAGCTTGCAGGTATTGATATAGGGAACGATAGTATTAAGTTGGTGTTAGATGGGTCTAGAGAACCGCTCGTGATTCCCAATATCATTGCACCGGGGTACGAAAGGCACATTTTGCAAGAGGAGGATTCCCCTTGGAAGGCGCTGGACGTCATGATTTACAGTCCCTCCTTATCCCAAAGAAATCAGCGCTATTTCGTGGGACAGCTGGCTTTGGAGCATGAAGACAATTTGGAACTGGAAGATACAGATAACAAAGCAATATCCGATCAATCCTTAATTGTCGCGCTTACCGCACTGGCCTATCAAGGCCTAGTTAACCAATCTTTCAACGCCGGGTACGGCAGCATGGACGAAGTGGAGTATACGCTGGGAACAGGCTTGCCAGTACGCGCATTCGCGAAATACAATCAGCAGTTCGAGCAGCGGCTGCTCGGTGAGCATGAAGTAACGTTCCTGTCGACGCCGCATTTCCAAAACCGCAAGATCAAGGTAGCCATCCGCAAAGTGGCTGTTTCCATTGAAGGTGCAGCGGCTATGTTTCATCTGGCTACACATGACAGCCTGCTGGTTAAGGACGAAGAGATCTACAATGGCTGCATCGGCGTTTGCGAGATTGGTGCGCTGACAACAGATTTCCCGGTTATCAAACGGATGGCCATTGACAATCACTTCAGCCATGGTGAGCAAATCGGAATCGCAACCTATCTGGATGCGGTTATTCGCGACGTCGAAGATGCTTACGGCTACGTTTATCCAAGCCGGGCCAAGTTGGTGCAGCGGATCAAGAATCGGGAATTCACGATTCAGTTGCTCGGAGAAGGCCAAGTTGACATTCGTCCGATCGTGGATCAACATTTCCGGCGTGCTGCACTACGCATGATTGAAATGATTAAAAAGCGTTGGCGCAAGTACCCTGATATTCAATGCTTCTATGTCATTGGGGGAGGCGCATCTGCCTTAAAGCCTTATATTCAAGAGGCAGCAGGCTCCTTGAAATTGCGTTTCGCGAATGAAAGCGAATTTCTGAATATGTATGGCTATTTGAAAGTAGCCAAGAGCCGGTTGAACCAAGCCGCTCCCGTCTAA
- a CDS encoding bactofilin family protein has translation MFKTKKSLLNPNMTDTLIGEGTTFEGRIKSEASIRIEGGITGDIECAGDVIIGERGLVKSNISARDVVLAGNVQGNVTTKGKLTITSTGSLQGNINAASFIIEEGGLFQGNSKMDTKSVSAAPLHTNEQENGGMPASNQNGAFKGNTVAM, from the coding sequence ATGTTTAAAACCAAGAAAAGTTTGTTGAATCCAAATATGACAGATACCTTGATCGGAGAAGGCACCACCTTCGAAGGCCGCATCAAATCCGAAGCCAGCATCCGCATTGAAGGCGGCATCACAGGCGACATCGAATGCGCCGGAGACGTAATCATTGGAGAACGCGGTCTCGTGAAGTCTAATATCTCAGCGAGAGATGTCGTACTTGCCGGCAATGTCCAAGGCAACGTTACAACCAAAGGCAAGTTGACCATTACTTCAACCGGCTCATTGCAAGGCAATATTAATGCCGCATCCTTCATCATTGAAGAAGGCGGCCTGTTCCAAGGAAACAGCAAAATGGATACCAAATCAGTGTCCGCCGCTCCCCTGCATACTAACGAGCAAGAGAATGGCGGCATGCCCGCGTCTAACCAGAATGGCGCTTTCAAAGGAAATACAGTTGCTATGTAA